One Fusobacterium ulcerans DNA segment encodes these proteins:
- a CDS encoding ABC transporter substrate-binding protein, which yields MKKLLWILLPLLLLIGCGKEKTADAGKTKENKLIYSQSSESVTLHPHEATDVYSRRVISNIFDRLIETNEKLEIVPGLAESWEQIDPLTLKFNLRKGVKFQNGDEFTSEDVKYTFENAKKSAKVGTLYSMIDTVETPDKYTAVFKTSTPSGSLMHHLTHITASILNKKYYEATENTNHNPMGTGAYALVEWKPGDYMTLKRNEEYFRGKPAIEIVEVRAVPEENSRVIAIETGEHHITGDIDSIGRKILAGREDVRIEEISSLGVAYLGINTAKGALQDVRVRKAIAMGVNRDIIIDSVLMGAVEKANSLLGPGVVGYSKDTKPFEYNPEEAKKLLNEAGYETLDLVMVTSNNDLRKQMAEIMQAQLKEIGINIKIEILEWATFLNTTGSGKSDLFMIGWSNSSGDADYGLTPMLHSSMKGNSGNRSFFDNKEFDTLLEEGKVELNPEKRAEIYAKAQDVMNREVPILPIYFMPASAGIRKEVKGFVQSPINNPTFYKLSF from the coding sequence ATGAAGAAATTATTGTGGATACTACTGCCACTTTTACTGCTGATTGGTTGTGGAAAAGAAAAAACAGCTGATGCAGGAAAAACAAAAGAAAATAAACTGATATATAGTCAAAGCAGTGAATCAGTGACACTTCATCCGCATGAAGCAACAGATGTATATTCGAGAAGAGTAATTTCAAATATCTTTGACAGGCTTATAGAAACTAATGAAAAATTAGAGATAGTTCCTGGACTGGCAGAAAGCTGGGAACAGATAGATCCTTTAACATTGAAATTCAATTTGAGAAAAGGAGTCAAATTCCAAAATGGAGATGAATTTACTTCAGAGGATGTAAAATATACATTTGAAAATGCTAAAAAATCTGCAAAAGTAGGGACTTTGTATTCAATGATAGATACTGTAGAAACACCTGATAAATATACTGCTGTATTTAAAACAAGTACACCATCAGGATCTCTTATGCATCACTTAACACATATAACAGCATCTATTCTTAATAAAAAATATTATGAGGCAACAGAAAATACTAATCATAATCCTATGGGAACTGGAGCATATGCTCTTGTAGAATGGAAACCCGGAGATTATATGACTCTTAAAAGAAATGAAGAATATTTCAGAGGAAAACCTGCTATAGAAATAGTTGAAGTAAGAGCTGTCCCTGAGGAAAATAGCAGAGTTATCGCTATCGAGACAGGAGAGCATCATATAACAGGAGATATCGATTCAATAGGTAGAAAGATACTGGCAGGAAGAGAAGACGTGAGAATAGAAGAAATAAGCTCTCTAGGGGTTGCTTATTTAGGAATTAATACTGCTAAAGGTGCATTGCAAGATGTAAGAGTAAGAAAAGCTATTGCTATGGGAGTAAATAGAGATATTATTATAGACTCTGTTCTAATGGGAGCAGTAGAAAAAGCCAACAGTCTTCTTGGACCAGGGGTAGTAGGATATTCAAAAGATACGAAGCCTTTTGAGTATAACCCAGAAGAAGCTAAAAAATTATTGAATGAAGCAGGATACGAAACTCTTGATCTTGTTATGGTAACAAGCAATAATGATTTAAGAAAACAAATGGCAGAAATTATGCAGGCCCAATTAAAAGAAATAGGAATAAATATAAAGATAGAAATATTAGAATGGGCAACTTTCCTGAACACTACTGGAAGCGGAAAGAGTGATTTATTCATGATAGGATGGTCAAATTCATCTGGAGATGCTGATTATGGACTTACTCCTATGCTTCACAGCAGCATGAAAGGAAACTCTGGAAATAGAAGTTTTTTTGACAATAAAGAATTTGATACATTATTAGAAGAAGGAAAAGTAGAATTGAATCCTGAAAAAAGAGCAGAAATTTATGCAAAAGCTCAGGATGTTATGAATAGAGAAGTACCAATTCTTCCAATATATTTCATGCCAGCAAGTGCAGGAATAAGAAAAGAAGTAAAAGGATTTGTACAATCTCCAATAAATAATCCTACATTCTACAAATTATCGTTTTAA
- a CDS encoding phosphatase PAP2 family protein, with the protein MLHLFESTDIQILFYIQEHHRNLFLDKFMPLVTKLGNVGIFWIVLACVLMVIKKYRKIGIMMFISIFLCALIGNIILKPLVRRIRPFDLVNFTQLLISAPKDFSFPSGHTMASFASAAVLFSQNKKWGICAFIFAFIIGYSRLYLFVHYPSDVIMGAVIGCILGIVSVKLYNKFINT; encoded by the coding sequence ATGCTTCATCTTTTTGAATCTACTGATATACAGATTTTATTCTACATTCAAGAACATCATAGAAATCTTTTTCTTGATAAGTTTATGCCCTTAGTGACAAAATTAGGAAATGTTGGGATTTTCTGGATAGTGCTTGCTTGTGTTCTTATGGTTATAAAGAAATACAGAAAAATTGGAATAATGATGTTTATCTCGATTTTTCTATGTGCATTAATTGGAAATATTATTCTTAAACCTTTAGTCAGAAGAATAAGACCATTTGATCTGGTTAATTTTACACAATTACTGATTTCTGCTCCAAAAGATTTTTCTTTTCCTTCTGGGCATACAATGGCATCTTTTGCTTCAGCAGCTGTATTATTTTCTCAGAATAAAAAATGGGGAATATGTGCATTTATTTTTGCTTTTATAATAGGGTACTCACGGTTATATCTCTTTGTACACTATCCTAGTGATGTAATAATGGGGGCTGTTATCGGGTGTATTTTAGGAATTGTTTCTGTAAAATTGTATAATAAATTTATTAATACATAG
- a CDS encoding sigma-70 family RNA polymerase sigma factor, with protein sequence MINIHTIHAAQEGDEDAIQQIFESFKQLMIFKTKKYFFHGGDREDVMQEAMIGLLKAINAYDENKNASFTTFALLCIKRQIITALKNSNSGKNRILNMAVSTSSDDEDEADLTYDNKSFNFYNPEEIYLSKEKMKYLNKYLKTHLSPMENEIFEYMLAEMTYTEIAEKTGRELKSVDNSIQRIKKKLKTFIEEYEKE encoded by the coding sequence ATGATAAATATTCACACTATTCATGCCGCTCAAGAGGGTGATGAAGACGCCATACAACAAATTTTTGAAAGCTTTAAACAACTTATGATTTTCAAAACAAAAAAATACTTCTTTCATGGTGGTGATAGAGAAGATGTTATGCAGGAAGCTATGATTGGGCTTTTAAAAGCCATTAATGCTTATGATGAAAATAAGAATGCTTCTTTTACAACCTTTGCTCTATTATGTATCAAACGTCAAATTATAACTGCATTAAAAAATTCTAACTCTGGAAAAAACAGAATATTAAATATGGCAGTTTCTACTTCTTCTGATGATGAAGATGAAGCAGATCTTACATATGACAACAAATCTTTCAATTTTTATAATCCAGAAGAAATTTATCTAAGTAAAGAGAAAATGAAGTATTTAAACAAATATTTAAAAACACATTTAAGCCCTATGGAAAATGAGATTTTTGAATATATGCTTGCTGAAATGACTTATACTGAAATAGCAGAAAAGACTGGAAGAGAATTAAAATCTGTAGACAACAGTATCCAAAGAATAAAGAAAAAACTAAAAACTTTCATTGAAGAATATGAAAAAGAATAA